One part of the Rutidosis leptorrhynchoides isolate AG116_Rl617_1_P2 chromosome 1, CSIRO_AGI_Rlap_v1, whole genome shotgun sequence genome encodes these proteins:
- the LOC139845656 gene encoding uncharacterized mitochondrial protein AtMg00810-like: MVTVRALIATAVHHNWEIEQLDVNNAFLHGDLNEEVYMHIPQGYTKSVPPNSSYADTSLLTYNKGTTFLALVIYVDDLLLTGNNPKLISDVKQQLDTTFSIKDLGSIHYYLGIEFLRNLQGITISQRKYALELLHLAGILVEKPSNIPLDPTINLTDNIGEPLPDATQYRTLVGKLIYCTITRPDLSFAAQILSQFSQSPKTSHLQALYKVLRYIKLSPGQGLHFLQHTSLSLQAYCDSDWIKCSISRRYVTGYCIYLSSCLISWQSKKQTMVSRSSTEAEYRALADCTCEITWLQSLLHDLHVPTTTYVPIFL, from the exons ATGGTAACAGTTAGGGCACTAATTGCAACCGCGGTTCACCATAATTGGGAAATTGAACAACTAGATGTCAATAATGCATTTCTCCATGGTGATCTAAATGAAGAAGTCTATATGCACATACCACAGGGATATACCAAATCTGTTCCACCAAACTCT AGCTATGCAGATACCTCCTTGCTCACATATAATAAGGGTACCACTTTCTTGGCACTTGTCATCTATGTTGATGACTTGCTTCTTACTGGTAACAATCCCAAACTCATTTCTGATGTTAAACAGCAGCTTGATACAACTTTTAGCATCAAAGACCTTGGTTCCATACATTACTATCTAGGGATTGAATTCCTTAGAAACTTACAAGGTATTACAATATCACAAAGGAAATATGCCTTGGAACTTCTTCACTTAGCTGGTATACTTGTTGAAAAGCCATCTAATATCCCTTTAGATCCAACCATTAATCTCACAGACAACATTGGTGAACCTTTACCTGATGCTACCCAATACAGAACACTTGTTGGCAAACTAATTTATTGCACTATCACCAGGCCTGACTTGTCCTTTGCAGCTCAAATACTTAGTCAGTTTAGTCAATCTCCTAAAACAAGTCATCTTCAGGCCTTATACAAAGTACTTAGATACATCAAGTTGTCTCCTGGACAGGGCTTACACTTTCTACAACATACTTCATTATCTTTACAGGCCTACTGTGATAGTGACTGGATCAAATGCTCTATTTCTAGAAGGTATGTTACAGGTTACTGCATTTACTTGAGTTCTTGTTTAATTTCCTGGCAATCCAAAAAGCAAACTATGGTGTCTAGATCATCTACTGAAGCAGAGTATAGGGCACTTGCAGACTGCACTTGTGAAATAACATGGCTACAGAGTTTATTACATGACCTACATGTTCCTACTACCACATATGTCCCTATTTTTTTGTGA